One Malania oleifera isolate guangnan ecotype guangnan chromosome 9, ASM2987363v1, whole genome shotgun sequence DNA segment encodes these proteins:
- the LOC131165019 gene encoding uncharacterized protein LOC131165019 isoform X1 — MMKSGGYVLTPSCTSINSFFVKNHRRLSLNIYRNLTKSRKSFAYGQRHQLHIESVMVASRYFPPWFSVAPMMDWTDNHYRTLARLISKHAWLYTEMLAAETIVYRKDNLDRFLAFSPQQHPVVLQIGGSNLENLAKATELASAYCYDEINFNCGCPSPKVAGHGCFGVRLMLDPKFVGEAMSVIAAKSNVPVSVKCRIGVDDHDSYNELCDFIYKVSSLSPTRHFIIHARKALLNGISPADNRKIPPLKYEYFYGLLRDFPDLRFTINGGINSVDEVNAARRQGAHGVMLGRAAYNNPWYTLGQVDTAVYGAPSCNQTRRQVLEQYQIYGDSILGTYGSNRPNVRDVVKPLLNLFYSEPGNGLWKRKADAAFQHCTTIKSFFEETLVAIPARVLDSPIVAAPSVCQDVFADVHGLLPPPYKAREQQEEEDLLYA; from the exons ATGATGAAGTCTGGAGGATATGTTTTAACTCCTTCATGTACCTCTATTAATTCTTTTTTCGTAAAAAACCATCGCAGATTGTCATTAAATATATACAGGAATTTGACTAAATCAAGGAAAAGTTTTGCTTATGGTCAGAGACATCAATTGCATATAGAATCTGTCATGGTTGCGAGCCGCTATTTTCCCCCATGGTTCAG CGTTGCTCCAATGATGGATTGGACGGATAATCATTATAGGACTCTTGCCCGACTAATATCAAAACATGCATGGCTCTACACAGAGATGCTTGCTGCTGAAACAATTGTTTATCGAAAGGATAATCTG GACAGATTCCTGGCATTTTCTCCACAGCAGCATCCTGTCGTCCTTCAAATTGGTGGTAGTAATTTGGAAAACCTGGCAAAAGCCACTGAACTTGCCAGTGCTTACTGCTACGATGAGATAAATTTCAA TTGCGGTTGTCCTAGTCCAAAGGTTGCTGGGCATGGGTGCTTTGGTGTGCGTCTTATGCTTGATCCTAAG TTTGTTGGGGAAGCTATGTCTGTAATTGCTGCCAAGTCGAATGTTCCTGTAAGTGTTAAGTGTCGAATTGGTGTTGACGATCACGATTCATATAATGAACTCT gtgatttTATTTACAAAGTTTCTTCTCTATCACCAACTAGGCATTTCATTATACATGCACGGAAGGCACTGCTCAATGGCATAAGCCCAGCTGACAATCGGAAAATACCTCCACTGAA ATATGAGTATTTTTATGGCCTTTTGCGTGACTTCCCGGATTTAAGGTTTACGATAAATGGAGGCATAAACTCTGTTGATGAG GTTAATGCAGCACGAAGGCAAGGAGCTCATGGGGTAATGCTTGGTCGTGCTGCCTACAATAA CCCTTGGTATACCCTGGGACAGGTTGATACTGCAGTATATGGTGCACCTAGTTGCAATCAAACGCGCCGTCAG GTCCTTGAACAATATCAGATATATGGGGATTCCATTTTGGGAACATATGGGTCTAATAGACCAAATGTCCGGGATGTGGTTAAG CCTCTACTGAATCTTTTCTATTCAGAGCCTGGAAATGGTCTCTGGAAGCGAAAAGCTGATGCTGCTTTTCAGCATTGCACG ACAATCAAATCCTTTTTCGAAGAAACCCTTGTGGCCATTCCAGCCAGGGTCTTGGATTCACCTATTGTTGCTGCACCATCTGTTTGTCAAGATGTTTTTGCTGATGTGCATGGTTTACTGCCTCCCCCATACAAGGCAAGAGAACAGCAGGAGGAAGAAGACCTACTGTATGCTTAG
- the LOC131163593 gene encoding photosystem II 5 kDa protein, chloroplastic-like, whose protein sequence is MALTASFLGGTTPLSGHRSSATTSHRRPLVIANTARVGAEKEAVKSYLSCESKGEGTSNGRRDLVFAAAAAAICSVAGAAVAEELKPGSPEAQKIYGPVCVSMPTARICHK, encoded by the coding sequence ATGGCCTTGACAGCCTCCTTCCTGGGCGGCACCACCCCCCTCTCCGGCCACCGGTCTTCAGCGACAACGTCCCACCGGAGACCACTTGTCATCGCAAACACAGCCAGAGTAGGTGCAGAAAAAGAAGCAGTGAAGTCCTACTTGAGCTGTGAGAGCAAGGGAGAGGGCACCAGCAATGGGAGGAGGGACTTGGTGTTTGCAGCTGCAGCTGCCGCCATTTGCTCGGTGGCAGGAGCTGCGGTGGCGGAGGAGCTGAAACCGGGGAGCCCAGAAGCTCAGAAGATCTATGGGCCGGTGTGTGTTAGCATGCCCACGGCTAGGATCTGTCACAAGTGA
- the LOC131165019 gene encoding uncharacterized protein LOC131165019 isoform X2 produces MVASRYFPPWFSVAPMMDWTDNHYRTLARLISKHAWLYTEMLAAETIVYRKDNLDRFLAFSPQQHPVVLQIGGSNLENLAKATELASAYCYDEINFNCGCPSPKVAGHGCFGVRLMLDPKFVGEAMSVIAAKSNVPVSVKCRIGVDDHDSYNELCDFIYKVSSLSPTRHFIIHARKALLNGISPADNRKIPPLKYEYFYGLLRDFPDLRFTINGGINSVDEVNAARRQGAHGVMLGRAAYNNPWYTLGQVDTAVYGAPSCNQTRRQVLEQYQIYGDSILGTYGSNRPNVRDVVKPLLNLFYSEPGNGLWKRKADAAFQHCTTIKSFFEETLVAIPARVLDSPIVAAPSVCQDVFADVHGLLPPPYKAREQQEEEDLLYA; encoded by the exons ATGGTTGCGAGCCGCTATTTTCCCCCATGGTTCAG CGTTGCTCCAATGATGGATTGGACGGATAATCATTATAGGACTCTTGCCCGACTAATATCAAAACATGCATGGCTCTACACAGAGATGCTTGCTGCTGAAACAATTGTTTATCGAAAGGATAATCTG GACAGATTCCTGGCATTTTCTCCACAGCAGCATCCTGTCGTCCTTCAAATTGGTGGTAGTAATTTGGAAAACCTGGCAAAAGCCACTGAACTTGCCAGTGCTTACTGCTACGATGAGATAAATTTCAA TTGCGGTTGTCCTAGTCCAAAGGTTGCTGGGCATGGGTGCTTTGGTGTGCGTCTTATGCTTGATCCTAAG TTTGTTGGGGAAGCTATGTCTGTAATTGCTGCCAAGTCGAATGTTCCTGTAAGTGTTAAGTGTCGAATTGGTGTTGACGATCACGATTCATATAATGAACTCT gtgatttTATTTACAAAGTTTCTTCTCTATCACCAACTAGGCATTTCATTATACATGCACGGAAGGCACTGCTCAATGGCATAAGCCCAGCTGACAATCGGAAAATACCTCCACTGAA ATATGAGTATTTTTATGGCCTTTTGCGTGACTTCCCGGATTTAAGGTTTACGATAAATGGAGGCATAAACTCTGTTGATGAG GTTAATGCAGCACGAAGGCAAGGAGCTCATGGGGTAATGCTTGGTCGTGCTGCCTACAATAA CCCTTGGTATACCCTGGGACAGGTTGATACTGCAGTATATGGTGCACCTAGTTGCAATCAAACGCGCCGTCAG GTCCTTGAACAATATCAGATATATGGGGATTCCATTTTGGGAACATATGGGTCTAATAGACCAAATGTCCGGGATGTGGTTAAG CCTCTACTGAATCTTTTCTATTCAGAGCCTGGAAATGGTCTCTGGAAGCGAAAAGCTGATGCTGCTTTTCAGCATTGCACG ACAATCAAATCCTTTTTCGAAGAAACCCTTGTGGCCATTCCAGCCAGGGTCTTGGATTCACCTATTGTTGCTGCACCATCTGTTTGTCAAGATGTTTTTGCTGATGTGCATGGTTTACTGCCTCCCCCATACAAGGCAAGAGAACAGCAGGAGGAAGAAGACCTACTGTATGCTTAG
- the LOC131165020 gene encoding uncharacterized protein LOC131165020, with product MEPENNAGYIPPATNWTVAGGSLESSVVVETSASPIDEAAVGSSRPLFLHSAASDPCPCEITISFPQKHEIRQIYVRSSARVFEIYYAADPQSSNEYLCTVRCSIAAKNEELLHTVNGEEVVSEQLRELNKQLNDEKIKTDNDSSNNEDEWVQVKVPDSLPLDDGNSSLPTKIDTNQERNTQVLFEATAEISDANPCISLTLRLLSLQNKGCVYVDEIYVFADTVESSNLGSQGGPMENSTGNSLIAMLVPTLLQISKTSGNRIQEKQVSDKGEEQKFQEFGLEATDSTNAVKEIQLEGSARITVQQEIKLPEVGGVSFEESQLQTPSQVSDEEKKREVFAVENNLPYIHLERTLDQLVSRVGKIEDICLRFEESMLRPISSIEARLQRVEQQLEVLSKKSQHTESPSCSRFSAPEFTCTESDSNSFYNGGGVHPSCGALESDKPDNSPEKLCDPPDDMSVLVKSKTDNLAVLLDDTPALLSAIQSLPTLVVTAPEFSNADDEIDNDALELVTDSMRTNTKKTLSIDDALANALAGFLTSTSLQPLNYTPILTVNAPEFSSGDYGNDNIIASPLNYTPILTVNAPEFSSGDYGNDNIIASPKIECDVPPEPAIRFGEMDGTECTEDSVSTSCGISLESREKFKTFLKENDIKEIGEVVDSRGCQCFDGVVNCRDIETVNEHAQAEHVVAKTNNNQMTKEINAGEASNGTGNFLDFDLIYIPVHFHGDQTDDSSHDTRIGTGADLTTETSAGEASKGASNFLDSDNMYIPLHFLGDRTDDSPHDVQEGTDASSDSTAAANEVTEEESNKDTLQEVLNLSNSLSTLDFEIPILDVNFTSQENSHLKFSLEALLTDRHESNAEASCAEESDTGLTIGEQCKLIVVEDVEDPATANDPFAHLGYYDATNVLLHMEGDNQQDNDPSSNPEMSSATLI from the exons ATGGAACCGGAAAACAACGCTGGCTACATCCCCCCTGCGACCAACTGGACTGTCGCCGGCGGCTCCCTCGAGAGCTCCGTCGTCGTCGAGACCTCAGCTTCTCCGATCGACGAGGCCGCCGTCGGCTCCTCTCGTCCCCTTTTCCTGCACTCTGCCGCATCGGATCCCTGCCCCTGCGAGATCACGA TTAGTTTTCCACAAAAACATGAGATCCGGCAGATTTATGTTCGCAGCTCTGCTCGAGTCTTTGAGATATATTATGCAGCTGATCCACAAAGCAGCAATGAGTATCTCTGTACCGTCCGCTGCAGCATTGCTGCTAAAAATGAAGAATTGCTTCACACTGTTAATGGGGAAGAAGTAGTTTCTGAACAACTGAGGGAGCTAAATAAGCAATTAAATGATGAGAAAATCAAGACTGATAATGACAGCAGCAACAATGAGGATGAGTGGGTTCAAGTGAAAGTCCCTGATTCTCTGCCACTTGATGATGGAAACAGTTCTCTGCCAACAAAAATTGATACCAACCAGGAGAGAAACACACAG gTTCTTTTCGAGGCTACAGCAGAGATTAGTGAtgcaaacccatgcatatccctTACACTTCGGTTGCTTTCACTGCAGAATAAAGGATGTGTATATGTTGATGAAATTTATGTATTTGCTGATACTGTCGAATCATCTAATTTGGGAAGCCAGGGGGGTCCCATGGAAAACTCTACTGGAAATTCTCTTATTGCTATGCTTGTCCCCACCCTTTTGCAAATATCTAAAACAAGTGGAAACCGAATACAAGAGAAACAGGTTTCTGATAAAGGGGAGGAGCAGAAGTTTCAGGAGTTTGGCTTGGAAGCAACCGATTCAACAAATGCTGTAAAGGAAATTCAGCTGGAAGGAAGTGCCAGAATAACTGTTCAGCAGGAAATTAAGTTGCCAGAAGTGGGTGGGGTTTCCTTTGAAGAATCTCAGTTGCAGACCCCTTCTCAAGTTTCTGACGAGGAGAAAAAGCGCGAAGTTTTTGCTGTAGAAAATAATTTGCCATACATTCATCTTGAAAGAACTCTTGACCAACTTGTTTCTCGGGTGGGCAAGATCGAAGATATTTGTCTGAGGTTTGAAGAAAGCATGCTGAGGCCCATAAGCAGCATTGAAGCAAGGCTCCAGCGTGTGGAGCAACAACTGGAGGTACTCAGTAAGAAATCCCAGCATACTGAATCGCCCTCTTGTTCAAGATTTTCTGCTCCTGAATTCACGTGCACTGAATCGGATTCCAATTCCTTTTACAATGGTGGAGGGGTTCATCCGAGTTGTGGGGCCTTGGAATCAGATAAGCCAGATAATTCTCCTGAAAAATTATGTGACCCACCTGATGATATGTCTGTTTTGGTCAAGAGTAAAACTGATAATTTAGCCGTCTTACTTGATGATACGCCTGCTTTACTGAGTGCAATTCAATCACTCCCAACTCTTGTAGTTACTGCCCCAGAGTTTTCAAATGCTGATGATGAGATAGACAATGATGCATTGGAACTAGTGACAGATTCTATGAGAACCAACACAAAAAAGACTTTGTCAATTGACGATGCTTTAGCAAATGCACTTGCTGGATTTTTAACTTCGACTTCATTGCAGCCTTTGAATTATACTCCAATTTTAACAGTAAATGCTCCAGAGTTTTCAAGTGGAGATTATGGTAATGACAACATAATAGCTTCGCCTTTGAATTATACTCCAATTTTAACAGTAAATGCTCCAGAGTTTTCAAGTGGAGATTATGGTAATGACAACATAATAGCTTCGCCAAAAATTGAGTGTGATGTACCCCCTGAGCCTGCCATTCGTTTTGGTGAAATGGATGGAACAGAGTGCACAGAAGATTCAGTTTCGACCTCCTGTGGCATTTCTTTAGAGTCTCgagaaaaatttaaaacatttttgaaggAAAATGACATAAAGGAAATTGGTGAAGTAGTTGACAGTCGAGGCTGCCAATGCTTTGATGGGGTAGTTAATTGTCGAGACATAGAAACTGTCAATGAACATGCTCAAGCTGAGCACGTTGTGGCAAAAACCAATAATAATCAAATGACAAAGGAAATCAACGCAGGAGAAGCTAGCAATGGAACAGGCAATTTCTTGGATTTTGATCTAATATATATTCCGGTCCATTTTCATGGAGATCAGACAGATGATAGCTCCCATGATACCCGGATTGGCACAGGTGCTGATTTAACTACAGAAACAAGTGCAGGAGAAGCCAGTAAAGGAGCAAGCAACTTTTTGGATTCTGATAACATGTACATTCCACTCCATTTTCTTGGAGATCGAACGGATGACAGCCCTCATGATGTGCAGGAAGGAACTGATGCAAGCTCTGATTCAACAGCTGCAGCAAATGAAGTCACAGAAGAAGAGTCTAACAAAGACACATTGCAGGAAGTTCTCaatctttcaaattctttgtcCACTCTGGATTTTGAAATCCCAATCCTGGATGTGAATTTTACTTCACAGGAAAATTCCCATTTGAAGTTTTCACTAGAAGCCCTCTTAACTGACAGGCACGAATCCAATGCTGAAGCTTCTTGTGCAGAAGAAAGTGATACTGGTCTTACAATTGGTGAACAGTGTAAGTTAATTGTGGTGGAGGATGTGGAAGATCCTGCAACTGCCAATGATCCTTTTGCGCATTTGGGTTACTATGATGCGACAAATGTGCTTTTACACATGGAAGGTGATAATCAGCAGGATAATGATCCGAGCAGCAATCCAGAAATGTCCTCAGCAACTCTTATATGA